One region of Pyramidobacter sp. YE332 genomic DNA includes:
- a CDS encoding NAD(P)-dependent oxidoreductase: MTLKKIGFVGLGVMGRAMAANLMKAGFELTVYNRTKASAETLLASGAAWADSPAAVMRAAEAVITVVGYPRDVEQVYFGEKGLFAGFALGKLVIDMTTSSPLLAAKIGAKARELGGEALDAPVSGGDVGAREAKLTIMAGGPEAAFKLAEPLFAAMGKEWRLQGTWGAGQHTKMANQIAIASNMMGVCEALAYARTAGLDPQSVLTSISGGAAGSFSMSNLAPRMLKGDFKPGFYVKHFIKDMGIALDCAREMKLDLPGLELADKLYRRLADEGGENDGTQALYKLYLASRA, translated from the coding sequence ATGACTTTGAAGAAGATCGGTTTTGTCGGGCTGGGCGTGATGGGGAGAGCGATGGCGGCGAACCTGATGAAAGCCGGTTTCGAGCTGACAGTCTATAATCGCACGAAAGCTTCCGCCGAAACGTTGCTGGCATCCGGCGCGGCATGGGCCGACAGCCCCGCCGCGGTGATGCGCGCGGCCGAGGCGGTGATCACGGTCGTCGGCTATCCGCGCGACGTGGAGCAGGTCTACTTCGGCGAAAAAGGTCTGTTCGCGGGCTTTGCTCTGGGCAAGCTGGTCATCGATATGACCACCTCGTCGCCGCTGCTGGCCGCGAAAATCGGCGCCAAAGCGCGGGAGCTGGGCGGCGAGGCGCTCGACGCGCCCGTTTCCGGCGGCGACGTAGGGGCGCGCGAGGCCAAGCTGACGATCATGGCCGGCGGCCCGGAAGCGGCGTTCAAGCTGGCGGAGCCGCTGTTCGCCGCCATGGGCAAAGAATGGAGGCTTCAGGGCACATGGGGCGCGGGGCAGCATACCAAGATGGCCAACCAGATCGCCATCGCGTCCAACATGATGGGCGTCTGCGAAGCGCTGGCCTACGCGCGCACGGCCGGGCTCGATCCGCAGTCGGTTCTGACCAGCATCTCCGGCGGCGCGGCGGGCAGCTTTTCGATGAGCAACTTGGCGCCGCGCATGCTGAAGGGCGATTTCAAGCCCGGGTTTTACGTCAAGCACTTCATCAAGGACATGGGCATCGCCCTCGACTGCGCGCGGGAGATGAAGCTCGACCTGCCCGGGCTGGAGCTGGCCGACAAACTTTACCGCCGCCTGGCTGACGAAGGCGGCGAAAACGACGGTACCCAGGCGCTGTACAAACTGTATCTTGCTTCGCGTGCCTAG
- a CDS encoding ISNCY family transposase encodes MKQERMTLSQKELDRIRIIGALVDGRMTNREAAEKLGLCQRQIIRIKKRFVVQGAAGLVHGNRGRTSRRRIGDEVRESVLKAYEEVYYDFNFSHFAECLNEREGIGISRSSVVRILKDEGIRSKKSARRRPKLHRSRPRKVAAGMLWQTDATSFEWFGRGNGRATLHAYIDDATGIVTGACFTENECMAGYVAALGMGIEGYGLPMAIYSDRHTIFRSPKARAQDDEDRIEGNEENEGNEAGKEEPLSCFGRGLKDLGIGQIFALTPEAKGRVERLWNTMQDRLPGS; translated from the coding sequence ATGAAACAGGAGCGAATGACATTGTCACAAAAGGAACTGGATCGTATCAGGATTATCGGAGCGCTTGTCGACGGACGCATGACGAACAGGGAGGCGGCGGAAAAGCTGGGGCTCTGTCAACGGCAAATCATCAGGATCAAAAAGAGGTTCGTCGTTCAAGGGGCGGCGGGGCTTGTTCACGGCAACCGCGGCAGAACGTCTCGGCGCAGGATCGGAGATGAGGTTCGGGAGTCGGTGCTGAAGGCGTATGAGGAGGTCTATTACGATTTCAACTTCTCTCACTTTGCGGAATGCCTGAACGAACGAGAGGGGATCGGGATCAGTCGTTCGAGTGTCGTCCGCATTCTGAAGGACGAGGGGATCAGGAGCAAGAAGAGTGCGCGGCGGCGGCCGAAGCTTCACCGTTCTCGACCGCGGAAGGTGGCCGCGGGGATGTTGTGGCAGACTGACGCCACGTCGTTTGAATGGTTTGGCAGGGGGAACGGGCGTGCGACGCTGCACGCTTATATTGACGATGCGACGGGGATCGTGACTGGCGCCTGTTTCACTGAGAACGAATGTATGGCGGGCTATGTCGCCGCGCTGGGGATGGGGATCGAGGGGTATGGGCTGCCGATGGCGATTTACAGCGACCGGCATACGATTTTCCGCTCTCCAAAGGCACGGGCGCAGGATGATGAGGATCGGATCGAAGGGAATGAAGAAAATGAAGGGAATGAGGCGGGGAAGGAGGAGCCGTTAAGTTGTTTCGGACGGGGGCTGAAGGATCTTGGGATCGGGCAGATCTTTGCCTTGACGCCGGAGGCGAAGGGGCGTGTCGAACGTCTTTGGAACACGATGCAGGACAGGCTGCCGGGGAGCTGA